In a genomic window of Polypterus senegalus isolate Bchr_013 chromosome 13, ASM1683550v1, whole genome shotgun sequence:
- the LOC120542269 gene encoding CD82 antigen-like isoform X1, translating into MKCRRGAVKMGVQGCLSITKYFLFLFNLLCFLIGVLMLACGLWILFDESTFLRTLNVPPLQLFSYIFCGCGTFTMMIGFFGCLGALKEVQCMLGMYFFFLLMLLAAQITLGTLIYTQRNTVKAYAVESVTKIIINYKSGNASNPALHKDLDKIQENMQCCGWISKNDWKQNTFINQGLVPCSCYNQSKPESHMKTNETELCDIESEYVYSQGCQDKILLWLENSLSWIFVTCAVIGVIELFGMILSMCLCRRIGQDYDKLIRFS; encoded by the exons GTGCTGTCAAAATGGGAGTTCAAGGCTGTCTTAGCATCACAAAATACTTTCTGTTCCTGTTCAACCTTCTGTGTTTT ttaATCGGAGTACTGATGCTGGCATGTGGCCTCTGGATACTCTTTGACGAATCAACATTTCTCAGAACCTTAA ATGTACCCCCACTCCAActattttcttacatattttgTGGCTGTGGCACTTTCACTATGATGATTGGCTTTTTTGGATGTCTGGGTGCTCTCAAAGAAGTTCAGTGTATGCTGGGAATG tacttctttttcCTGCTCATGCTTCTGGCTGCACAGATCACCCTTGGAACATTGATCTACACCCAGAGGAACACG GTTAAGGCATATGCTGTTGAGTCAGTAACGAAAATTATTATAAACTACAAAAGTGGAAATGCTTCCAATCCAGCATTACACAAAGACTTGGACAAGATTCaggaaaat ATGCAGTGCTGTGGATGGATCTCCAAAAATGACTGGAAACAAAACACATTCATCAACCAAGGATTAGTCCCCTGCTCCTGTTATAACCAGAGTAAACCTGAATCCCATATGAAAACAAATGAGACAGAACTGTGTGACATCGAGAGCGAATATGTCTACAGTCAG GGCTGTCAAGACAAGATCCTGTTATGGTTAGAAAACAGTCTTTCCTGGATTTTTGTAACCTGTGCAGTAATCGGTGTAATCGAG CTCTTTGGTATGATCCTTTCGATGTGTCTGTGTAGAAGAATTGGCCAAGACTACGACAAGCTCATCCGCTTCAGCTGA
- the LOC120542269 gene encoding CD82 antigen-like isoform X2, protein MGVQGCLSITKYFLFLFNLLCFLIGVLMLACGLWILFDESTFLRTLNVPPLQLFSYIFCGCGTFTMMIGFFGCLGALKEVQCMLGMYFFFLLMLLAAQITLGTLIYTQRNTVKAYAVESVTKIIINYKSGNASNPALHKDLDKIQENMQCCGWISKNDWKQNTFINQGLVPCSCYNQSKPESHMKTNETELCDIESEYVYSQGCQDKILLWLENSLSWIFVTCAVIGVIELFGMILSMCLCRRIGQDYDKLIRFS, encoded by the exons ATGGGAGTTCAAGGCTGTCTTAGCATCACAAAATACTTTCTGTTCCTGTTCAACCTTCTGTGTTTT ttaATCGGAGTACTGATGCTGGCATGTGGCCTCTGGATACTCTTTGACGAATCAACATTTCTCAGAACCTTAA ATGTACCCCCACTCCAActattttcttacatattttgTGGCTGTGGCACTTTCACTATGATGATTGGCTTTTTTGGATGTCTGGGTGCTCTCAAAGAAGTTCAGTGTATGCTGGGAATG tacttctttttcCTGCTCATGCTTCTGGCTGCACAGATCACCCTTGGAACATTGATCTACACCCAGAGGAACACG GTTAAGGCATATGCTGTTGAGTCAGTAACGAAAATTATTATAAACTACAAAAGTGGAAATGCTTCCAATCCAGCATTACACAAAGACTTGGACAAGATTCaggaaaat ATGCAGTGCTGTGGATGGATCTCCAAAAATGACTGGAAACAAAACACATTCATCAACCAAGGATTAGTCCCCTGCTCCTGTTATAACCAGAGTAAACCTGAATCCCATATGAAAACAAATGAGACAGAACTGTGTGACATCGAGAGCGAATATGTCTACAGTCAG GGCTGTCAAGACAAGATCCTGTTATGGTTAGAAAACAGTCTTTCCTGGATTTTTGTAACCTGTGCAGTAATCGGTGTAATCGAG CTCTTTGGTATGATCCTTTCGATGTGTCTGTGTAGAAGAATTGGCCAAGACTACGACAAGCTCATCCGCTTCAGCTGA